Genomic segment of Sebastes umbrosus isolate fSebUmb1 chromosome 22, fSebUmb1.pri, whole genome shotgun sequence:
CCTTGGCCGATGCCTTCATGATTACGGTAAACACAAACGTCAGAGGCAAATAATCTGGCTAGACCAGTTTGGGGGGATTTCTGAGCAGAGTCAACATCtgataattaaaatgtaagCATTGTAGTGACTATTTTTATGATATCTTTTTATAATTCATAGATTCactattagggatgcaccgattgcaaaaTTCTGGCCCGAtacaatgtttaaaataacaatttggccaaTAGCCGATACTGATGTTTTAGtttctgctgttttttattccccttttgtgccagggaaacaaagacctTTTCATTATAGAAaataactttaataaaaataactgagctgttttaaagtcattcagaatttaattacactgtctttgaatgagcacaaattcaatcatacaaatttatgaaacaacttTTAATATAAccttcattcacatgaacaatattcttatttttaataactgcttcaaaagccttttcGGCTGCTATACAACTACCTACTCAACAAGAACAATGTTTCAGTACTTTCACAgcccaacaaaaatatttgttttgtgaaacataaatgaaatgtaaaggTAAAAGTGATTAGAATCATAAGCAGTGTTTCTCACACTCATACTCTACTTGCTCATATATTAACGGCCGCCCCAAGTATATTGGCgacccattttagcatttttcattattacttttttatccGTCCAAGAGAACAATGCCATTCGCGAATGATTAActggactgactgactgattgtaGAGACACATTACGCACACATGAGGTTCGTTCCCATCCAGAcagcagtgattgtttttaagaaatcttgtaagccattgttttactgtttaATTTTTTGTTGACCATAACGTTCTTGTCGCTGATCTATCTCCgagacaacagacaacagataaacatcggtCACTGCAATTGGCGAATGTCAATCTTATTTATGGCAGTCAACAAGGCGAATATCGGCTGATACCAGTGTTCGGAcgataaatcggtgcatccccattatctatgtttttattagacTTACAttaatcccttcatttgtttgATATTGCTTTTCTTCTTCAGACATtcacaaaagcaaacaaaaaaggcCTTGAGAAGATTTTCCAGCTAGAAGTTTTCCTCCTGTATTTCCTGAGAGACAACCCAAGAGCAAGTAAAATCTTACAGAAGCAACTCTCTTCTATTGGCTGCACGGTGGAGTTGGATTttgatgaggaggaggcagtGGTTAGGGGGGATATTGAGAAAGGGCCTGGAGGAGCCTATGCTGCTGCAGAGACATGGGAGATGCAAGTGGATCGGGTCTTCATTTGTCTCACTGAGAGCTACTGCTGCTATCATGTGATGGAGCCAAAAATAGCCCATATCATACGGCAGGACGTCGCCTTTGTGACCGACGATATCAAAGTGTACAAAGACAGTGGTTATGTCGTGGTTGTGGGAGAAGTTGAGGCTGTAAATGAGAAGATTGCAAAACTGGAAAAGAGCCTGCCAACCCGGAAGGAAATACCAATTGTGGAGAAGCAGTTCAAACTGGTAGAAGAAGAGTTAAGTCGAGAAATGCGAGCACATTACCCAGAAGTTAAAATCCTCATAAGCAGCGTCTTGATCACCTTGGAAGGCCCTGACAAGGAGGTGCAGTCAGTGGCTACGAAAATTGATGAACTAATCACAAAGGTAAAGGAAAAGAGAGTTAAGCTCTGCACAGCTTTAATGAACTTCCTAACATCCAGCGGTGCCGTCTCCAAGTACCAGACTCGCTTCCAGCAGAGCCTCAGAAATCCTGTCTCCCTAGAGGTAGGGTCAGAATTGGTCCTGTCCAGTTTGTCCCCCGAGGCCCTGGATGAGGCTGAGGCGGCGGTGCAGAGAGACCTCGCTGTGGCCAATGTGCCATTACAGGGAGCTTCAGCTGTACCTCCAGATCTAGACAGAGTGAAGGAGATCCTCGACAAAGCCAAGAAGGAGGCAAACTCTCGGGAGTTCAGAGTGGACGTCAGCTTCATCCCAGGACCCAGTGGAACCGCAACCACCAAAGTGCGACTGGTGGGCTATAGTGAAAATGTGAACAAGCTCAAAGAGGTTCTGCATGACTACCAGATGAACCAGGTCGGGACACAAGAAGTGCTGAACCTACCGCATCCTGAACTGATTGACTGTTTTGATCAAATCGTAGACATGATTGGCATGAAGAAGACCAAGGTGACCTTACAAGCCTCGCATTTCCCATACCCTTGTGTGCTTGTGTCCGGTCCCCGTTGTCTGGTCAAAGAGGCCCACCAGGCCCTGATGTCAACTTTAGCCAGTCTGACGTCCGACAAGTTGGTTCTAAATGGTCCGGGGGCTCAGCGGTACTTCCAAGCAGAGGGTAAAGTGGGCAAGGAGCTGGTAGAGAGCTCCTGTCAGGTTCTTATCAGGGAACAGCAAAGTGTGCAGTCCCCAAATGTGACAACTAAACCACGAAGCGTCATCAGCCCCATCCCCAGCAGCCTCGCACCCCGACCCGTCCCCAAATTGCGCCGAAACACTGTTGGAAGCATGGCGGCTAACAAGACCAGTCTGGAGATCAGGCTTGGCAGTTTGGTGGATGAGCAGGTTTGACAATTTCTGTTCTACTTCACATCAAATAATACAGGTGCAACGCAACCACTCACATTGATTTTATTCCACATTATTTCCACAGGTGAATGTGTTGGTGGTCCCCATGCTCAACAGGCAGTTAACTTCTACTAATATTGGTAAATGCCTGTTGAAAAAAGCCGGAAATGCAATCAAGTCAAAGTTTGACTCCGTGGCAGCAAATTGTACCGTCGCCCCCGGTGATGTTCTGCAGGTTGATGCGCCGCCATCTTTGGGCTGCTCTAAGCTCTTCTTCATTGAGTGCTTGCCGTGGGATGGAGTCAGAGGGAAGAGTGTGCAGGTAATGTGAAAAACTTCAAGAGGAGTTCAAATTCAAGGTCCACTTATTGACATAAAACCAATGAGGAAGAAGTTAAAATCCTGActactttctcattttttgcttttacgattttgaaattgtttttttagctccagaatcgatatattttcttatattagatacagaattatataaaaacctgaaaaatactactaataatggacccgccctttaaagtTTAGCTCTACAAAACTCAAATTTTCTCTATGTTACCTCACTTCCCATTTTTAGAAAGCAATGTGCAATGCAGGGTTAACTTTTGAAAACACTGAGGAAATGtctgatttttgttttgcaggCGCTTGGTAACGGGCTGAAAAAGTGTTTGGACCTTTGTGTACAGCAAGGCTTGTGCTCAGTGGCCTTCCCAATTATCGGACCTGGAATTGTTCTAAAATACCCGCTGAGAGAAGCCACTCAAGTGCTGACTGAGACAATTGGCCAGTTTGGATTATCTGCATCCTCTGGGTCTCTCTCCACCATCCACATCGTCATTAAACCAGACTACCCCGACTCTGTGGAGGTGACTATCAACACTTGGTTTGTAAGATGTGTTCATgcatgatttattgattgaagtgtttatatttacagtgCTACCATGAGATCTACAGGCACCTCAGCTTAAATGTGAACCAGGGAGGCCAAGGTAAGCAAATGTATTCATTAGCAATTTAATATTTCACCATTGCCATTTTCAGTTATCAGATTAAATATCAgacaaatatgaaatatattgtGGCGTTTTTTCCTTTTAGCCATCTTCAGGTCCCTCACCAGTGACCTAGATGATGTCACAATGACAGTGGGAGCCGGGGTTAAACTACAGCTGGTGTTCGGTGACATCACTAACGAGACTACAGACGCCGTGGTGAACACGACCGACTTCGTTAATTTTCAGAATGGTGAGTGAGAGCTGAggatgactttggtgatccactgacttttcctttattcccaccagcaggtcaaagttttcacatATTCAGTCAAATTTCTCAACATCTTCTCACTTGGTACAAAAATgtt
This window contains:
- the LOC119481408 gene encoding protein mono-ADP-ribosyltransferase PARP14-like, whose translation is MDEYQHPLFFEAKDLTDKEKEKIWRHFQKKRNSGGGDCGMIEKAGDNTYKICFRVKEEQERVLQRKFHTISLPGGEMRLTVSRTNSPQTLDQPSTSQSQTFTKANKKGLEKIFQLEVFLLYFLRDNPRASKILQKQLSSIGCTVELDFDEEEAVVRGDIEKGPGGAYAAAETWEMQVDRVFICLTESYCCYHVMEPKIAHIIRQDVAFVTDDIKVYKDSGYVVVVGEVEAVNEKIAKLEKSLPTRKEIPIVEKQFKLVEEELSREMRAHYPEVKILISSVLITLEGPDKEVQSVATKIDELITKVKEKRVKLCTALMNFLTSSGAVSKYQTRFQQSLRNPVSLEVGSELVLSSLSPEALDEAEAAVQRDLAVANVPLQGASAVPPDLDRVKEILDKAKKEANSREFRVDVSFIPGPSGTATTKVRLVGYSENVNKLKEVLHDYQMNQVGTQEVLNLPHPELIDCFDQIVDMIGMKKTKVTLQASHFPYPCVLVSGPRCLVKEAHQALMSTLASLTSDKLVLNGPGAQRYFQAEGKVGKELVESSCQVLIREQQSVQSPNVTTKPRSVISPIPSSLAPRPVPKLRRNTVGSMAANKTSLEIRLGSLVDEQVNVLVVPMLNRQLTSTNIGKCLLKKAGNAIKSKFDSVAANCTVAPGDVLQVDAPPSLGCSKLFFIECLPWDGVRGKSVQALGNGLKKCLDLCVQQGLCSVAFPIIGPGIVLKYPLREATQVLTETIGQFGLSASSGSLSTIHIVIKPDYPDSVECYHEIYRHLSLNVNQGGQAIFRSLTSDLDDVTMTVGAGVKLQLVFGDITNETTDAVVNTTDFVNFQNDGVCKDILTIAGPEVEAELRAAKENRGDIFVSQSGRFPCEAILHICGEQDAAIIEQRVCRIVEYCETFGFKSVAIPAICAGVGGLDAGVVAGAILRGVEAAMSSTPPYCLTDIRLVLIKIDVFLAFKEEAMQMFSIAAIKRVSQLPHVQQQQQPPSSVSADLSILRTSSTSQQSVFLFVGVARKDVDDAMTKLKDLYQAQCSTQTFKKEELECLTQDDVKDLEQLVKTEGLYMQKVQGDLTVSGLKDGVNQVMQMINASQYGSLRREVRFRDEEDLYTRVAWCILGHNGNWERLPKLANHDLENKDVAGGIVDAQGVRWIVDLQRMEATRLSGPMAKLKRLEHLSDFTLPLYWDNMAAGEASKLVALQPSSAEYRTVKEAFKRTVRKTVMKIERLQNVHLRRAYEAQKKQISDKNKQHGGAGEKLLYHGTTQDNCDSIMKTGFNRRFSGQNATVLGHGTYFAVNANYSAQPTYSKPAADGSQLMFVARVLTGIYTLGQSDMRVPPPRNDQQTHDRYDSVVDKVDNPTMYVVFHDNQAYPDYLITFK